Proteins co-encoded in one Pseudoliparis swirei isolate HS2019 ecotype Mariana Trench chromosome 7, NWPU_hadal_v1, whole genome shotgun sequence genomic window:
- the LOC130196273 gene encoding FK506-binding protein 5-like isoform X2: MLSVCCVGMKFPVDLLANVSQAELERLADNYMDNLLYSNPDCPDHLTLSDSTQVTIDITSVGFVPLYGCGGKQKMLALFSPSDPVTAVALYLVNRWWAVDDILKTADPTRGGAVEVETMGEKIVLYILNRVVYRANEMSPEELPFLCHGEKDHAKIIWNDGEAVGFYSVKHSGSFWSSVSTRSYELPVMDSIFVRKCQRGKGFGLHMLEDFVLSFKEDCLGLRYPISKFMYKVCEKYLCQYPGDTDLLWEVQSIGGPRQRTNIARKIQDMDQSAVSRSLTFTEESLVITERTEKDVTMEAIVTQITKAGSMKRTVEIVEEVTVLSATKDAEVPLTARGRSSGAKRRKLGQKIGEDTTEKVIRIEDIEAESPNEDQVFTPQKIELHVSELVRTEGTSSVAPEEEGEVMVDTAPDDAAKMSDHPNTILAHQDLEEADVTLVLTTKEPQVGDVALHNLNSISCDSQITVENVASDTAALAETAVAKENENEIVTDQSENEQNGEEVETSVIPNKTDVDEIVEPPAEAAGEEEKYKQAAYEQVEEHHQVANDAVTVTMEEKRCAISEICADGEADAPVGDDAEGDLAVAEVDEPMNLEEAPVVETRALRSKTKTSTATPRRKTTRGREQVDTQEAEQKQDAVEVITGLGSDPPTEGDEGKAPKEDGMEVKNEDLVTAEVVSEEGTMTITIEQEDTAGMVQEETDAPLSSPPSDSAVLSPVEEEATPSAEEQQSEDMATQHSDLRRMTVVLVDLQKLHHDVQDEAAATEEVLPVLKTAAEAEEEAAKIQDPGERRDEETAKEEEANSVDVEEQTLLVNETRTPRSGKQAVKATPRTRGRPRKVQVRKEVASVIQAEEVTFLRTEGKPFPIAQRSTTKRTSKQLQKEEEEEEGGEESTAVEAREEEEEQQITDQEKEERLEEIDATEQVENKETEMALEKEDIVAERVQDAMEDQSKGISKTSAERQVEASGEEYDEGNSSLGTEEVELPPIVATRSLSSGKMSKAPPNNRSRPSTKQSDEEEEELEPPVVRTIPKRGRKSVRRSHKQLQNTEEGAKESVVEAEVEKEEDADPAESPPTEVAQRKDPEYEIRVKNEDIVTAKVESEGETMTMTVEEEETAGVTAAADDLVQEETEAPLPSPPTDSALRPPVEEEATPSAKEQQSEDMATQLSDLRRMTVVLVDLQKKHHNVQEEAAATEEVLPVLKTAAEAEEEAANQHDAQEEGQDDSTETVADEDTEASVEQHDHEGNTFVVAEEAVAKQDTVEGEESNSACEVAEGATETMLMAKDEQAKDTDEEEAPVVERVLSSGKKAVRDTKRSKTTKDPDDEQEEQAPGEKCTEVVEPAVEIRALRKGRKPAEATPRRKSKIARTQCQTEEAGEEEATPAEEIEGEEEEAGQESSEEEGLEVEEMEKEEEDDSPRRSVRKRPKVDYRGNDEGETVANTDKEKEVSVASDEDQGANKSECSSNADEVGEAAGSSQEDEQFEQNTAEESIVIGEIVLRGRSVPSVIITPHSKSRRRSSKVPSEAKSPRSARKRKSTEVTRESKRLSRV, encoded by the exons ATGCTCTCCGTGTGTTGTGTAGGAATGAAGTTCCCCGTGGACCTCCTGGCTAACGTCAGCCAGGCCGAGCTGGAGCGGTTGGCCGACAACTACATGGACAACCTCCTCTACAGCAACCCCGATTGCCCCGACCACCTCACCCTCTCCGACTCCACCCAG gtcaCCATAGACATTACCAGCGTGGGCTTCGTCCCTCTCTATGGATGCGGCGGCAAACAGAAGATGCTGGCCCTCTTCTCTCCCAGCGACCCGGTCACGGCTGTGGCCCTGTACCTGGTGAACCGCTGGTGGGCGGTGGACGACATTCTCAAGACGGCTGACCCGACTCGAGGTGGAGCTGTGGAG GTGGAGACGATGGgagaaaaaatagttttatacATCCTCAATCGCGTCGTCTATCGAGCCAATGAGATGAGCCCCGAGGAGCTGCCCTTCCTCTGCCATGGAGAAAAAGATCACGCAAAAATAATCTGGAATGATGGAGAGGCTGTCGGCTTCTACTCAGTCAAACACTCAG GTAGCTTTTGGAGCTCTGTTTCAACCAGAAGCTATGAGCTCCCCGTGATGGACTCCATCTTTGTTCGCAAATGTCAGCGTGGAAAAGGCTTCGGCCTCCACATGCTGGAGGACTTCGTGCTCAGTTTCAAAGAGGACTGTCTGGGGTTGAGGTACCCCATATCAAAGTTCATGTATAAAG TGTGTGAGAAATAcctgtgtcagtacccaggagACACAGACCTGCTGTGGGAGGTGCAGAGCATAGGTGGTCCCAGACAGAGGACCAATATCGCCAGGAAGATCCAGGACATGGACCAGAGTG CAGTATCCAGGAGTCTGACATTCACAGAGGAATCACTCGTGATCACTGAAAGGACGGAAAAGGATGTGACGATGGAGGCAATTGTCACTCAAATAACAAAAGCCGGCTCTATGAAGCGCACGGTTGAAATTGTG GAGGAAGTGACGGTGCTGAGCGCTACAAAAG ATGCCGAAGTGCCCCTCACAGCACGGGGTAGGAGTAGTGGCGCAAAACGAAGGAAGTTGGGACAAAAGATTGGAGAGGATACGACAGAAAAAGTCATCAG AATTGAGGATATTGAAGCAGAATCCCCCAATGAGGATCAAGTTTTTACCCCACAGAAGATAGAACTGCACGTCTCGGAATTGGTGAGGACTGAG gGTACGTCCAGTGTGGCtcctgaagaggaaggagaggttaTGGTTGATACTGCACCTGATGATGCAGCTAAGATGTCGGACCATCCTAACACCATCCTCGCCCATCAAGACCTAGAAGAAGCTGATGTTACATTAGTACTTACGACTAAGGAGCCACAAGTAGGAGATGTTGCCTTGCATAATCTCAACAGCATCTCCTGTGACTCGCAGATAACAGTTGAGAATGTGGCATCAGACACTGCAGCGCTGGCAGAGACTGCTGTAGCAAAGGAAAATGAGAATGAAATAGTAACTGATCAATCTGAGAATGAACAAAATGGCGAGGAGGTAGAAACATCAGTGATACCGAATAAAACAGATGTCGATGAGATTGTAGAGCCCCCTGCAGAAGCTgctggtgaagaagaaaaatataaacaagCAGCATACGAACAGGTGGAAGAACACCACCAGGTGGCAAATGATGCAGTCACAGTTACAATGGAAGAGAAACGGTGTGCCATTTCTGAGATATGTGCAGATGGAGAAGCAGACGCTCCAGTAGGAGATGATGCTGAAGGGGACCTTGCAGTAGCTGAGGTAGATGAGCCAATGAACTTGGAAGAGGCACCAGTTGTTGAAACTAGAGCTCTGagaagtaaaacaaaaacaagcacaGCTACGCCAAGACGCAAAACAACAAGAGGCAGAGAACAGGTGGATACACAAGAAGCAGAGCAAAAACAAGATGCAGTGGAAGTCATAACAGGGCTGGGCTCAGATCCACCAACAGAAGGGGACGAGGGGAAAGCCCCAAAGGAAGATGGAATGGAGGTGAAGAATGAGGATCTTGTTACTGCAGAGGTGGTGTCTGAGGAAGGAACAATGACGATAACTATAGAGCAAGAGGACACAGCTGGAATGGTACAAGAAGAGACGGACGCACCATTGTCTTCACCGCCCAGCGACTCAGCTGTACTCTCACCTGTCGAAGAAGAGGCAACACCTTCAGCAGAGGAGCAACAGAGTGAGGACATGGCAACCCAGCATTCTGATCTCCGTAGAATGACAGTGGTTTTAGTGGACCTGCAAAAACTCCATCACGACGTCCAGGATGAAGCAGCAGCTACAGAGGAGGTACTTCCTGTACTAAAGACTGCTGCTGAGGCAGAAGAGGAAGCAGCCAAAATACAAGATcctggggagaggagagatgaggagacagcTAAAGAAGAGGAGGCTAACAGTGTTGATGTTGAGGAGCAAACACTTCTAGTTAATGAAACCAGAACACCGAGAAGTGGAAAGCAAGCAGTCAAAGCCACACCAAGAACCAGAGGCAGACCTAGAAAAGTTCAAGTAAGGAAGGAGGTAGCATCAGTAATTCAGGCAGAGGAAGTCACGTTTTTAAGGACTGAAGGGAAACCTTTCCCCATCGCACAGAGAAGTACGACAAAAAGAACCTCCAAGCAActccagaaagaagaagaagaagaagaaggaggagaggaatctACAGCAGTGGAggcaagagaggaagaggaagaacagcaGATAACTGAtcaggaaaaggaggagaggctTGAAGAAATTGATGCAACTGAACAAgtagaaaacaaagaaacagaaaTGGCCCTAGAGAAAGAGGATATAGTGGCAGAGCGAGTACAAGATGCAATGGAAGATCAATCGAAGGGTATATCTAAAACATCTGCAGAAAGGCAGGTAGAGGCCTCAGGTGAAGAATATGATGAAGGAAACTCATCTTTGGGGACTGAGGAAGTGGAACTGCCACCAATTGTTGCAACTAGATCTCTAAGTAGTGGCAAGATGTCCAAAGCTCCACCAAATAACAGGTCAAGACCAAGCACGAAGCAGtcagacgaagaggaagaggaactggAACCTCCAGTGGTAAGAACAATTCCAAAAAGAGGAAGGAAGTCTGTTCGTAGAAGCCACAAACAACTCCAGAACACGGAAGAGGGAGCAAAGGAATCAGTTGTCGAAGCAGAggtagagaaagaagaagatgcaGATCCAGCCGAAAGTCCACCAACAGAAGTGGCCCAGCGGAAAGACCCAGAGTATGAAATTAGGGTGAAGAATGAGGATATTGTTACTGCAAAGGTGGAGTCTGAGGGAGAAACAATGACGATGActgtagaggaagaggagactgcTGGAGTGACAGCTGCTGCAGATGATTTGGTACAAGAAGAGACAGAGGCACCATTACCTTCACCGCCCACCGACTCAGCTTTACGCCCACCTGTCGAAGAAGAGGCAACACCTTCGGCAAAGGAGCAACAAAGTGAGGACATGGCAACCCAGCTTTCTGATCTCCGTAGAATGACAGTGGTTTTAGTGGATctgcaaaaaaaacatcacaacgTCCAGGAGGAAGCAGCAGCTACAGAGGAGGTTCTTCCTGTACTAAAGACTGCTGCTGAGGCAGAAGAGGAAGCAGCCAACCAACATGAtgctcaggaggaggggcaggaCGACAGTACTGAAACAGTTGCCGATGAGGACACAGAAGCTTCAGTTGAACAACATGATCATGAGGGAAATACCTTTGTTGTTGCAGAGGAAGCAGTCGCAAAGCAAGATACAGTGGAAGGAGAAGAGTCAAACTCCGCATGTGAagtggcggaaggtgcaacggAGACGATGTTGATGGCAAAGGACGAGCAGGCAAAGGAtacagatgaggaggaagcaccAGTTGTTGAACGAGTTCTAAGTAGCGGTAAAAAGGCCGTgagagacacaaaaagaagcAAAACGACAAAGGACCCTGATGATGAGCAAGAGGAACAGGCACCGGGAGAGAAATGCACAGAAGTAGTTGAACCAGCAGTGGAAATTAGAGCTTTGAGGAAGGGAAGAAAGCCTGCTGAGGCGACACCTAGACGTAAATCCAAAATAGCTCGCACACAGTGTCAGACTGAGGAagcgggagaagaagaagcaactCCTGCTGAAGAGattgaaggagaggaagaagaggcagGGCAGGAATCATCTGAGGAGGAAGGACTAGAGGTAGAGGAaatggagaaagaggaagaagacgatTCCCCTCGAAGGTCCGTACGAAAAAGGCCAAAAGTGGATTACAGGGGAAATGACGAGGGTGAGACTGTGGCCAACACTGACAAAGAGAAAGAGGTTTCAGTAGCATCAGATGAGGACCAAGGGGCCAACAAATCTGAATGTTCTTCAAATGCAGATGAAGTGGGAGAGGCAGCAGGTTCAAGCCAAGAGGACGAGCAATTTGAGCAGAACACTGCGGAGGAATCTATTGTGATTGGGGAGATAGTTTTAAGAGGGAGGTCAGTTCCTTCAGTGATCATAACACCACACTCTAAATCCAGACGCCGCAGCTCTAAAGTGCCGAGTGAAGCAAAGAGCCCTCGATCAGCTCGGAAGAGAAAAAGTACTGAGGTGACGCGCGAGTCTAAGCGTCTCAGCCGAGTTTAG
- the LOC130196273 gene encoding FK506-binding protein 5-like isoform X4 encodes MKFPVDLLANVSQAELERLADNYMDNLLYSNPDCPDHLTLSDSTQVTIDITSVGFVPLYGCGGKQKMLALFSPSDPVTAVALYLVNRWWAVDDILKTADPTRGGAVEVETMGEKIVLYILNRVVYRANEMSPEELPFLCHGEKDHAKIIWNDGEAVGFYSVKHSGSFWSSVSTRSYELPVMDSIFVRKCQRGKGFGLHMLEDFVLSFKEDCLGLRYPISKFMYKVCEKYLCQYPGDTDLLWEVQSIGGPRQRTNIARKIQDMDQSAVSRSLTFTEESLVITERTEKDVTMEAIVTQITKAGSMKRTVEIVEEVTVLSATKVSDAEVPLTARGRSSGAKRRKLGQKIGEDTTEKVIRIEDIEAESPNEDQVFTPQKIELHVSELVRTEGTSSVAPEEEGEVMVDTAPDDAAKMSDHPNTILAHQDLEEADVTLVLTTKEPQVGDVALHNLNSISCDSQITVENVASDTAALAETAVAKENENEIVTDQSENEQNGEEVETSVIPNKTDVDEIVEPPAEAAGEEEKYKQAAYEQVEEHHQVANDAVTVTMEEKRCAISEICADGEADAPVGDDAEGDLAVAEVDEPMNLEEAPVVETRALRSKTKTSTATPRRKTTRGREQVDTQEAEQKQDAVEVITGLGSDPPTEGDEGKAPKEDGMEVKNEDLVTAEVVSEEGTMTITIEQEDTAGMVQEETDAPLSSPPSDSAVLSPVEEEATPSAEEQQSEDMATQHSDLRRMTVVLVDLQKLHHDVQDEAAATEEVLPVLKTAAEAEEEAAKIQDPGERRDEETAKEEEANSVDVEEQTLLVNETRTPRSGKQAVKATPRTRGRPRKVQVRKEVASVIQAEEVTFLRTEGKPFPIAQRSTTKRTSKQLQKEEEEEEGGEESTAVEAREEEEEQQITDQEKEERLEEIDATEQVENKETEMALEKEDIVAERVQDAMEDQSKGISKTSAERQVEASGEEYDEGNSSLGTEEVELPPIVATRSLSSGKMSKAPPNNRSRPSTKQSDEEEEELEPPVVRTIPKRGRKSVRRSHKQLQNTEEGAKESVVEAEVEKEEDADPAESPPTEVAQRKDPEYEIRVKNEDIVTAKVESEGETMTMTVEEEETAGVTAAADDLVQEETEAPLPSPPTDSALRPPVEEEATPSAKEQQSEDMATQLSDLRRMTVVLVDLQKKHHNVQEEAAATEEVLPVLKTAAEAEEEAANQHDAQEEGQDDSTETVADEDTEASVEQHDHEGNTFVVAEEAVAKQDTVEGEESNSACEVAEGATETMLMAKDEQAKDTDEEEAPVVERVLSSGKKAVRDTKRSKTTKDPDDEQEEQAPGEKCTEVVEPAVEIRALRKGRKPAEATPRRKSKIARTQCQTEEAGEEEATPAEEIEGEEEEAGQESSEEEGLEVEEMEKEEEDDSPRRSVRKRPKVDYRGNDEGETVANTDKEKEVSVASDEDQGANKSECSSNADEVGEAAGSSQEDEQFEQNTAEESIVIGEIVLRGRSVPSVIITPHSKSRRRSSKVPSEAKSPRSARKRKSTEVTRESKRLSRV; translated from the exons ATGAAGTTCCCCGTGGACCTCCTGGCTAACGTCAGCCAGGCCGAGCTGGAGCGGTTGGCCGACAACTACATGGACAACCTCCTCTACAGCAACCCCGATTGCCCCGACCACCTCACCCTCTCCGACTCCACCCAG gtcaCCATAGACATTACCAGCGTGGGCTTCGTCCCTCTCTATGGATGCGGCGGCAAACAGAAGATGCTGGCCCTCTTCTCTCCCAGCGACCCGGTCACGGCTGTGGCCCTGTACCTGGTGAACCGCTGGTGGGCGGTGGACGACATTCTCAAGACGGCTGACCCGACTCGAGGTGGAGCTGTGGAG GTGGAGACGATGGgagaaaaaatagttttatacATCCTCAATCGCGTCGTCTATCGAGCCAATGAGATGAGCCCCGAGGAGCTGCCCTTCCTCTGCCATGGAGAAAAAGATCACGCAAAAATAATCTGGAATGATGGAGAGGCTGTCGGCTTCTACTCAGTCAAACACTCAG GTAGCTTTTGGAGCTCTGTTTCAACCAGAAGCTATGAGCTCCCCGTGATGGACTCCATCTTTGTTCGCAAATGTCAGCGTGGAAAAGGCTTCGGCCTCCACATGCTGGAGGACTTCGTGCTCAGTTTCAAAGAGGACTGTCTGGGGTTGAGGTACCCCATATCAAAGTTCATGTATAAAG TGTGTGAGAAATAcctgtgtcagtacccaggagACACAGACCTGCTGTGGGAGGTGCAGAGCATAGGTGGTCCCAGACAGAGGACCAATATCGCCAGGAAGATCCAGGACATGGACCAGAGTG CAGTATCCAGGAGTCTGACATTCACAGAGGAATCACTCGTGATCACTGAAAGGACGGAAAAGGATGTGACGATGGAGGCAATTGTCACTCAAATAACAAAAGCCGGCTCTATGAAGCGCACGGTTGAAATTGTG GAGGAAGTGACGGTGCTGAGCGCTACAAAAG TTTCAGATGCCGAAGTGCCCCTCACAGCACGGGGTAGGAGTAGTGGCGCAAAACGAAGGAAGTTGGGACAAAAGATTGGAGAGGATACGACAGAAAAAGTCATCAG AATTGAGGATATTGAAGCAGAATCCCCCAATGAGGATCAAGTTTTTACCCCACAGAAGATAGAACTGCACGTCTCGGAATTGGTGAGGACTGAG gGTACGTCCAGTGTGGCtcctgaagaggaaggagaggttaTGGTTGATACTGCACCTGATGATGCAGCTAAGATGTCGGACCATCCTAACACCATCCTCGCCCATCAAGACCTAGAAGAAGCTGATGTTACATTAGTACTTACGACTAAGGAGCCACAAGTAGGAGATGTTGCCTTGCATAATCTCAACAGCATCTCCTGTGACTCGCAGATAACAGTTGAGAATGTGGCATCAGACACTGCAGCGCTGGCAGAGACTGCTGTAGCAAAGGAAAATGAGAATGAAATAGTAACTGATCAATCTGAGAATGAACAAAATGGCGAGGAGGTAGAAACATCAGTGATACCGAATAAAACAGATGTCGATGAGATTGTAGAGCCCCCTGCAGAAGCTgctggtgaagaagaaaaatataaacaagCAGCATACGAACAGGTGGAAGAACACCACCAGGTGGCAAATGATGCAGTCACAGTTACAATGGAAGAGAAACGGTGTGCCATTTCTGAGATATGTGCAGATGGAGAAGCAGACGCTCCAGTAGGAGATGATGCTGAAGGGGACCTTGCAGTAGCTGAGGTAGATGAGCCAATGAACTTGGAAGAGGCACCAGTTGTTGAAACTAGAGCTCTGagaagtaaaacaaaaacaagcacaGCTACGCCAAGACGCAAAACAACAAGAGGCAGAGAACAGGTGGATACACAAGAAGCAGAGCAAAAACAAGATGCAGTGGAAGTCATAACAGGGCTGGGCTCAGATCCACCAACAGAAGGGGACGAGGGGAAAGCCCCAAAGGAAGATGGAATGGAGGTGAAGAATGAGGATCTTGTTACTGCAGAGGTGGTGTCTGAGGAAGGAACAATGACGATAACTATAGAGCAAGAGGACACAGCTGGAATGGTACAAGAAGAGACGGACGCACCATTGTCTTCACCGCCCAGCGACTCAGCTGTACTCTCACCTGTCGAAGAAGAGGCAACACCTTCAGCAGAGGAGCAACAGAGTGAGGACATGGCAACCCAGCATTCTGATCTCCGTAGAATGACAGTGGTTTTAGTGGACCTGCAAAAACTCCATCACGACGTCCAGGATGAAGCAGCAGCTACAGAGGAGGTACTTCCTGTACTAAAGACTGCTGCTGAGGCAGAAGAGGAAGCAGCCAAAATACAAGATcctggggagaggagagatgaggagacagcTAAAGAAGAGGAGGCTAACAGTGTTGATGTTGAGGAGCAAACACTTCTAGTTAATGAAACCAGAACACCGAGAAGTGGAAAGCAAGCAGTCAAAGCCACACCAAGAACCAGAGGCAGACCTAGAAAAGTTCAAGTAAGGAAGGAGGTAGCATCAGTAATTCAGGCAGAGGAAGTCACGTTTTTAAGGACTGAAGGGAAACCTTTCCCCATCGCACAGAGAAGTACGACAAAAAGAACCTCCAAGCAActccagaaagaagaagaagaagaagaaggaggagaggaatctACAGCAGTGGAggcaagagaggaagaggaagaacagcaGATAACTGAtcaggaaaaggaggagaggctTGAAGAAATTGATGCAACTGAACAAgtagaaaacaaagaaacagaaaTGGCCCTAGAGAAAGAGGATATAGTGGCAGAGCGAGTACAAGATGCAATGGAAGATCAATCGAAGGGTATATCTAAAACATCTGCAGAAAGGCAGGTAGAGGCCTCAGGTGAAGAATATGATGAAGGAAACTCATCTTTGGGGACTGAGGAAGTGGAACTGCCACCAATTGTTGCAACTAGATCTCTAAGTAGTGGCAAGATGTCCAAAGCTCCACCAAATAACAGGTCAAGACCAAGCACGAAGCAGtcagacgaagaggaagaggaactggAACCTCCAGTGGTAAGAACAATTCCAAAAAGAGGAAGGAAGTCTGTTCGTAGAAGCCACAAACAACTCCAGAACACGGAAGAGGGAGCAAAGGAATCAGTTGTCGAAGCAGAggtagagaaagaagaagatgcaGATCCAGCCGAAAGTCCACCAACAGAAGTGGCCCAGCGGAAAGACCCAGAGTATGAAATTAGGGTGAAGAATGAGGATATTGTTACTGCAAAGGTGGAGTCTGAGGGAGAAACAATGACGATGActgtagaggaagaggagactgcTGGAGTGACAGCTGCTGCAGATGATTTGGTACAAGAAGAGACAGAGGCACCATTACCTTCACCGCCCACCGACTCAGCTTTACGCCCACCTGTCGAAGAAGAGGCAACACCTTCGGCAAAGGAGCAACAAAGTGAGGACATGGCAACCCAGCTTTCTGATCTCCGTAGAATGACAGTGGTTTTAGTGGATctgcaaaaaaaacatcacaacgTCCAGGAGGAAGCAGCAGCTACAGAGGAGGTTCTTCCTGTACTAAAGACTGCTGCTGAGGCAGAAGAGGAAGCAGCCAACCAACATGAtgctcaggaggaggggcaggaCGACAGTACTGAAACAGTTGCCGATGAGGACACAGAAGCTTCAGTTGAACAACATGATCATGAGGGAAATACCTTTGTTGTTGCAGAGGAAGCAGTCGCAAAGCAAGATACAGTGGAAGGAGAAGAGTCAAACTCCGCATGTGAagtggcggaaggtgcaacggAGACGATGTTGATGGCAAAGGACGAGCAGGCAAAGGAtacagatgaggaggaagcaccAGTTGTTGAACGAGTTCTAAGTAGCGGTAAAAAGGCCGTgagagacacaaaaagaagcAAAACGACAAAGGACCCTGATGATGAGCAAGAGGAACAGGCACCGGGAGAGAAATGCACAGAAGTAGTTGAACCAGCAGTGGAAATTAGAGCTTTGAGGAAGGGAAGAAAGCCTGCTGAGGCGACACCTAGACGTAAATCCAAAATAGCTCGCACACAGTGTCAGACTGAGGAagcgggagaagaagaagcaactCCTGCTGAAGAGattgaaggagaggaagaagaggcagGGCAGGAATCATCTGAGGAGGAAGGACTAGAGGTAGAGGAaatggagaaagaggaagaagacgatTCCCCTCGAAGGTCCGTACGAAAAAGGCCAAAAGTGGATTACAGGGGAAATGACGAGGGTGAGACTGTGGCCAACACTGACAAAGAGAAAGAGGTTTCAGTAGCATCAGATGAGGACCAAGGGGCCAACAAATCTGAATGTTCTTCAAATGCAGATGAAGTGGGAGAGGCAGCAGGTTCAAGCCAAGAGGACGAGCAATTTGAGCAGAACACTGCGGAGGAATCTATTGTGATTGGGGAGATAGTTTTAAGAGGGAGGTCAGTTCCTTCAGTGATCATAACACCACACTCTAAATCCAGACGCCGCAGCTCTAAAGTGCCGAGTGAAGCAAAGAGCCCTCGATCAGCTCGGAAGAGAAAAAGTACTGAGGTGACGCGCGAGTCTAAGCGTCTCAGCCGAGTTTAG